A segment of the Bacillus sp. es.034 genome:
GTTTGGAGGTGTTCATCGATGACGACAATATCAAGATCCGATGTTGGTGTATCTTCTCCTCTCACAACACTTCCTCCCAGAAGTGCCGCTTGACAGGCGGGGAATTGTTCATGTATGAAAAGCTTCGCGGCTTCAATCGGTGATGGTCTTATCATATGCAGCCTCCCTCCCTCCCTCCATGGATGAAGAGTTCATCCAAATCAAAAAACAATAAATCATTTCCTTCCAATGATAAACGCTTCATATAAGTATAGTTTGCTGTCTTTTTAAAAAAACAGACATTCCTTTCAAATAGATTCTGTAAATTCTTCTTTTTCCTTTCTCCTCCCTATACTATGTCCGATCACGATTCCTATGATCAGGATAAACAGATAGTCTGTTTCAAAACCTTCCGTGAAAAAACCCGTGATTCCCCATCCCAGGATGGCGCCAAATATGACTAAGAAAAGGGATTTCATATCATTTCATCCTTCCTAATAGAATCCGACCATCGTAAGGAGTCCGACTCCGATGATGGTGGTTAAACCGCCTGAGAGAATTGCAATAAAAAGGATTCGTATTTGTCGCGTTTCAACCCATATACTGAAGGCAACCACTATGGTGAGGATGAGCCCTAATAAAACGGCCGCATATGGATTGGACGGGGCTAAGAGGTCGTTCCAATTCAACCAGTTCATTCACTACACTCCTTTAGTATGTATCTCGGATATCTAAACATCAGTTAAACATCTTTACTAATAAGTATATCAAAGGACGACCATAATATGGGATATATTTGTTCTTTTCTGATTATAAAGTAACCGTCTTATAACCCTAGTAATATTTACTAAGTGTTGATTGAACGGGTTTCTTTTCAAAGTGGTAACAACTACCTGTTTTAAAATTAACAGAATTATATTTCAATAGAACTATGAAAACTTTAAAACTTTTATCTATCTTATTGTTGTCTGTCACTTTTGTCATTGGATTTGGTCATTCTTCCAACGTTTCCGCAGCCGGTACCTACACGGTCACTTATGGGGATACGATGTGGAAGATTGCCGTTAAACATCAGGTTGGAATATCCGAGCTGATTTCAGCAAACCCCGGGATCAGTAACCCGAATATGATTTATCCTGGCCAAAGCTTGAATATCCCAGGAGCAAATGCCACTGCTGAAAGTTATACATATGAAGTAGTGAAACTCGTAAACATGGAGCGTTCTAAAGTGGGTTTACCC
Coding sequences within it:
- a CDS encoding tRNA U-34 5-methylaminomethyl-2-thiouridine biosynthesis protein codes for the protein MKSLFLVIFGAILGWGITGFFTEGFETDYLFILIIGIVIGHSIGRRKEKEEFTESI